One region of Xylanibacillus composti genomic DNA includes:
- a CDS encoding glycosyltransferase family 4 protein, translated as MRRSYMWIAPGSFPVPSAGSSSVERAVHEIASHLEVSGRKCVVSRRFPGQAGKKEVQGVEHIRLRARPGAAYCRKAAAAACQCKPSLLQIENRPSWVRMFKKKLKHSPVWLSLHSTTFIQPAKLSAARAQQELAAADRILVNSRYLKEHLLSQFELPAEKILVNHLGVDAGQFVPRHSARGQKLREELLSRLGYRDKQVVLFVGRLREQKGVHLLLEAVPKIIEHCPDIVVAIVGSPYYNKYSLTPYVANLHRLGNRYPHAVRFVPFVHHHQLPRWYAAADVCVVPSTHDEAFGLVNVEAMAAGVPVVAAASGGISEVVLDGQTGFLLPPEQLKHNLADAIVRLLKDQPLAAALGEGGRRRVAEHFTWEASARRLQELYRSCL; from the coding sequence ATGAGACGTTCCTACATGTGGATCGCGCCCGGAAGCTTCCCTGTACCATCTGCAGGGAGCAGCTCAGTCGAGAGAGCTGTGCATGAAATTGCGTCCCATTTGGAAGTCAGCGGCCGCAAATGCGTAGTGTCACGCCGATTCCCTGGTCAGGCCGGAAAGAAAGAGGTCCAAGGCGTCGAACATATTCGACTGCGCGCCAGACCGGGAGCTGCCTACTGCCGCAAGGCGGCGGCTGCAGCATGCCAATGCAAGCCCTCTCTCCTGCAAATTGAAAATCGCCCTTCCTGGGTGCGCATGTTCAAGAAAAAGCTGAAGCACTCGCCCGTATGGCTATCGCTGCATTCAACTACCTTCATCCAGCCCGCAAAGCTGTCCGCTGCCCGGGCACAGCAAGAGCTGGCAGCGGCGGATCGCATTCTTGTAAACAGCCGCTATTTAAAGGAACATCTTCTGTCGCAGTTTGAGCTGCCGGCCGAAAAGATCCTGGTTAATCACTTGGGCGTGGACGCCGGCCAATTCGTGCCCAGACATTCTGCGCGAGGACAAAAGCTGCGCGAGGAGCTGCTCTCTCGTCTTGGCTATCGGGATAAACAGGTCGTGCTGTTCGTCGGCAGACTGCGCGAGCAGAAGGGCGTGCATCTTCTGCTGGAAGCCGTTCCGAAAATAATCGAGCACTGTCCGGATATCGTGGTGGCTATAGTAGGGAGCCCCTATTACAACAAGTACAGCCTCACACCCTATGTGGCGAATCTTCACCGGCTCGGCAACCGCTATCCGCATGCAGTGCGGTTTGTGCCTTTCGTCCATCATCATCAACTGCCGCGCTGGTATGCTGCGGCTGATGTGTGCGTCGTTCCTTCCACCCATGATGAAGCGTTTGGCTTAGTGAATGTGGAGGCCATGGCTGCAGGAGTTCCGGTCGTAGCTGCCGCTTCGGGAGGAATCTCGGAAGTGGTGCTCGACGGCCAAACGGGTTTTCTTCTTCCGCCGGAACAGCTGAAGCACAATCTAGCGGATGCCATTGTCCGCTTGCTCAAGGATCAGCCGCTGGCGGCGGCTTTGGGAGAAGGGGGAAGGCGACGGGTTGCGGAGCACTTCACATGGGAAGCATCTGCCCGAAGGCTGCAGGAGCTTTACCGCAGTTGTCTGTAG
- a CDS encoding glycosyltransferase family 2 protein codes for MKAKKLIHNANRPKVSVIIPVMNERKTIRRVMARAAKIHPQVEIIVVANGSTDGTARIARAAGARVLVYPKPLGHDVGRSIGAKAAKGDILLFLDGDIPIASADLIPFIKAVEDGVDVALNRYAGPVHRTQVHSVILAKHALNIAMGRSDLRGVSMTTVPHALSRSALRTIGADILSVPPCAQVRAVANGLKVEAVHHVNVGSTNPRKRKRVNGKDPLEFLILGDHAEAIHKLLTMKGPRANRIDKIRRREWLV; via the coding sequence GTGAAGGCAAAGAAGTTGATTCACAATGCTAACCGCCCCAAAGTATCTGTCATTATACCAGTCATGAATGAACGCAAAACAATACGTCGGGTCATGGCGAGGGCAGCCAAGATTCATCCTCAAGTCGAGATTATTGTAGTAGCGAACGGATCGACCGACGGTACGGCGCGCATTGCCCGCGCGGCGGGCGCTCGTGTGCTGGTCTATCCCAAGCCTCTCGGGCATGATGTGGGCCGAAGCATTGGAGCGAAGGCCGCCAAAGGAGACATTTTATTATTCCTGGATGGGGATATACCGATAGCCTCGGCAGACTTGATACCCTTTATCAAGGCTGTGGAGGATGGCGTAGATGTGGCGCTGAACCGTTATGCCGGACCTGTTCATCGCACGCAAGTGCATTCGGTCATACTGGCGAAGCATGCGCTGAATATCGCTATGGGCCGATCGGATCTGCGGGGGGTTTCCATGACAACGGTTCCGCATGCCTTAAGCCGCAGCGCACTGCGGACAATTGGAGCCGATATCTTGTCGGTCCCCCCATGCGCCCAAGTGCGCGCCGTTGCGAACGGATTGAAGGTGGAGGCGGTTCATCATGTGAATGTCGGTTCCACCAACCCGCGCAAGCGCAAGCGAGTGAATGGCAAAGATCCGCTGGAATTTTTGATATTGGGGGACCATGCCGAAGCCATCCACAAATTGCTGACGATGAAAGGACCCCGGGCGAATCGGATCGACAAGATTCGAAGACGGGAGTGGTTAGTGTGA
- a CDS encoding glycosyltransferase family 2 protein, with protein MKSDKRKRRKKGHIQAAHPGRRRKRRARRLANRQLVRRKRRIGRSRGRRDLRSKGRIAVVYSDASEQEKRPEADAHLLQLAATAGAEAEAAIRGSGETVDKARLQQRWSEWLGQVVPGQVHPAVYESLMRAFVGGAHAGNPEPPDWLLLPESRPASCILTAMNEERTIGSVLEQLVRMPLQEIIVVVNGSADRTRDIAETFEGVKVLHYEKALGHDVGRTLGAKEAQGDLLLFMDADFAVPGELLLPFFLEIRNGADIVLNDISPFVDRFDRRDEVTIMKEFLNRVLDRNDLSVNSLTAVPHVMTRQAAWRIGLEKLAVPPLAQVLALEAGLRVGKGGHVNVVKQNRLRTSNTGAKNPVAEMIIGDHMEALSQLIKLKGPRLAYADTVRQRRR; from the coding sequence GTGAAGAGCGACAAGCGAAAAAGACGAAAAAAAGGACACATACAGGCAGCGCATCCCGGCCGGCGCCGGAAAAGACGCGCAAGAAGGCTGGCGAACAGGCAGCTTGTTCGGAGGAAAAGACGCATTGGGCGAAGCAGAGGCCGCCGGGACCTTCGGAGCAAAGGACGAATCGCCGTCGTCTATTCGGACGCAAGCGAGCAGGAAAAGCGCCCGGAGGCGGATGCGCATTTGCTTCAGCTGGCCGCAACGGCGGGGGCTGAAGCAGAGGCCGCCATTCGCGGTTCAGGCGAGACAGTCGACAAGGCCCGGCTGCAGCAGAGATGGTCGGAATGGCTCGGGCAGGTTGTGCCGGGTCAAGTCCATCCGGCTGTGTATGAGTCGTTGATGCGCGCCTTTGTCGGGGGCGCGCATGCGGGGAATCCGGAGCCGCCTGATTGGCTGCTGCTGCCAGAGTCTCGCCCGGCCAGCTGCATCTTGACCGCGATGAATGAGGAAAGGACAATCGGCAGCGTGCTGGAGCAGCTTGTCCGTATGCCGCTTCAAGAGATCATTGTTGTCGTGAACGGCTCGGCGGATCGCACAAGGGATATTGCGGAAACGTTCGAAGGCGTCAAGGTGCTGCATTATGAGAAGGCGCTGGGGCATGATGTCGGCAGAACATTGGGTGCCAAAGAGGCGCAAGGGGATTTGCTGCTCTTTATGGATGCGGATTTCGCTGTACCCGGTGAATTGCTGCTGCCGTTTTTTCTGGAGATTCGCAACGGGGCGGACATTGTGTTGAATGATATTTCTCCGTTCGTTGATCGTTTCGATCGCAGGGATGAGGTGACCATTATGAAGGAATTTCTCAATCGCGTCCTGGACCGAAACGACCTGTCGGTCAATTCCCTGACAGCGGTGCCGCATGTGATGACCCGACAGGCAGCATGGAGGATCGGGCTGGAGAAGCTGGCTGTTCCGCCGCTCGCGCAGGTGCTTGCTCTCGAAGCGGGGCTGCGCGTCGGGAAGGGCGGGCATGTCAATGTAGTCAAGCAAAATCGGCTTCGCACAAGCAATACCGGTGCGAAAAATCCGGTGGCGGAGATGATTATCGGCGATCATATGGAAGCGCTCAGCCAGTTGATCAAGCTGAAGGGACCGAGGCTGGCTTATGCCGATACGGTACGCCAAAGGCGAAGATGA
- a CDS encoding GT-D fold domain-containing protein — MKSQKKGRHLQLKRRKGVAARLARQNSMSFNQGFDGGYLKGFQTGYDSGYDDGYNQAHGRGYGEGYQDGLKATDTYQLGLAAGKDEGVYEAAESWVEKLLPPNTMLADVPMEKLIEAGLGQYKDSLYSVTPPAQIGEQLLQAVQSATPYGLIRLGDGELLTMAQETAMSDSEIRRLGFFLPYAGVEIPDRGARDLLLAGIRKADAIGIPLSRKRAFQPLFLQVLRAHGMDYRSLPLTHSLVNYELYRQGYINRLLEAGRVLVVGNLAHDVAEKLRSNGNRVSGAVHPVRGMADVPRVLADVEKHSFDFALVSAGIAAVPIVSHIRSVMGKVAIDFGHMADRYTKGGEGF, encoded by the coding sequence ATGAAATCGCAAAAGAAAGGCAGGCATTTGCAGCTGAAGCGGCGTAAGGGGGTTGCAGCGCGCCTTGCCAGACAGAATAGCATGAGCTTTAATCAGGGCTTTGACGGCGGTTATTTGAAAGGATTTCAGACAGGATACGACTCCGGCTACGATGACGGCTACAACCAGGCGCACGGCAGGGGCTACGGGGAAGGCTATCAAGATGGCCTGAAAGCGACCGATACGTATCAGCTCGGACTTGCCGCCGGCAAGGATGAAGGCGTATATGAGGCTGCCGAATCCTGGGTGGAGAAGCTGCTGCCTCCGAATACGATGCTGGCTGACGTGCCGATGGAAAAGCTGATAGAGGCAGGCTTGGGGCAATACAAGGATTCGCTCTATTCTGTAACACCGCCGGCGCAAATCGGCGAACAGCTGCTGCAGGCGGTTCAGTCCGCCACTCCTTACGGGCTGATCCGGTTGGGAGATGGCGAACTGTTAACGATGGCGCAGGAAACCGCGATGTCCGACAGCGAGATACGAAGGCTGGGCTTCTTCCTGCCGTATGCGGGAGTTGAGATTCCCGACCGCGGCGCTCGCGACCTTCTTCTTGCCGGTATCCGCAAAGCCGACGCGATCGGCATTCCGTTGTCGCGCAAGCGGGCTTTTCAACCGCTTTTCCTTCAAGTGCTGCGCGCCCACGGCATGGATTATCGGTCGCTGCCGCTGACCCACTCGCTGGTGAACTACGAGCTTTATCGCCAAGGCTACATCAACCGGCTGCTTGAAGCAGGGCGCGTGCTGGTCGTCGGAAACCTGGCCCATGATGTGGCCGAGAAGCTGCGCAGCAACGGCAACCGGGTCAGTGGAGCCGTACACCCTGTTCGCGGCATGGCGGATGTGCCGCGCGTGCTGGCAGACGTGGAAAAGCACTCCTTCGACTTTGCCCTTGTTTCCGCCGGAATCGCCGCAGTGCCCATTGTATCGCATATTCGTTCTGTCATGGGCAAGGTGGCCATTGATTTCGGCCATATGGCCGACCGCTATACGAAAGGAGGGGAAGGCTTTTGA
- a CDS encoding restriction endonuclease subunit S — protein MREETQKQRLLLSTIRMHEQLAEILAHKALEAEKARNWLCGCLAEGDPLKPCLAVHEQVVEMLEGIARVESGIVGHLKILLGEEESGGGMDMFGGKGEEPS, from the coding sequence ATGAGAGAGGAAACGCAAAAGCAGCGGCTATTGCTGTCAACCATTCGCATGCATGAACAGCTGGCGGAAATATTGGCGCATAAAGCGCTGGAAGCGGAGAAGGCCCGCAATTGGCTGTGCGGCTGCCTGGCAGAAGGGGACCCGTTAAAACCATGCCTCGCCGTGCACGAGCAGGTTGTAGAGATGCTGGAAGGCATTGCACGGGTGGAAAGCGGCATTGTCGGCCACTTGAAAATCTTGCTCGGGGAAGAAGAATCGGGCGGCGGCATGGATATGTTCGGCGGGAAGGGAGAAGAACCGTCATGA